The DNA window TCACGGGACGAAAAGAGTTAATAaggttttaatattttaatacttCATTTATTCTACTTCaatcttttttaaatacagcagCTTATTAATAGTGTATTCCCTTTCTTAAACTAGTCTTATGCATGTTATTCCCCGTCACCCTTCACTTGCATGATTCCTGTGCAGCAGTATGAGCTGCATTGTGTGCGAACGGTGCACCACAAACAGAGCTCTGCTCCTCAGCCCTGCGCAGTGCCAGTCTCGGGGCCCCGCTGTAGCTGCAGCGGTGTGAGGTTACTACGCCTCCTGTAACGTGAACGCTGGTGCTGCCGCTTCCTGTCGGGTGAACAGCGGGGGATGGCGTTTCCTTCAGTCTGCGATTATGCACACAGCGAGTCAGAAGGACAAGGCCGGGCTTGGAGTGGCTCGACCGGGGCTGCCCAACCCATTTCCTGCAGATCCACAATCCTGTGGGCTTTCGCACCGAGCCTAATTTGGCAGGGCTCGTTCGCTTAATTAGCAGCTCGACGAGATCGCTAGCTGCTCGGAcgaggtgtgttttgttacgTTTGGCGTGAAAACATGCAAGATGACGGATCTTCAAGaagagggttgggcagccctgctctaagctgttgaacgaggtgtgctttgttatggttggaCTGAGAACCTGCAGGACggcagctctccaggatcagggacGGGCAGCCTTGGGCCAGACTGAGCTGGGTTGGGTAGGGGCGGGACCGGACAGTGGGGGAGCGTAGGCgggacggggcggggcgggaCGGGACAGGGGGCGAGCGTAGGCGCACCTGGGAGGTGAAGTcgtgctgctgcagctgccgGCCCTCTCTCAGGTCCCAGGAGCGCACCGTGTTGTCCAGACCCCCGGTCCACAGCTTGGTGCCGTCGTGGGAGATGTCGATGCAGCTGGCACCGTCCGTGTGTCCCTGGAACTGCCTGTGGAGAcaccggggggagggggcggggttagaggagctcacacagagccctgtgtaaggccccaccccctccacgcTAAAGCCCCTCCCACTCTGCTACAAAAACCCTTAGCCTCTAGTCTAAAGCCCCTCCCCCTATGCACTAAAGCCCCTCCCCTctaaaacctctccccctccactctAAAAAACCCTCCCCCTCCACTTTaaaaacccctccccctccactccAAAAGCAGACCGCTCCACCCACCTGACCAGCGTCTGGTTGTGCAGGTCCCAGACGGCGATGTTGCCGTCGCTGCAGCAGGAGAAGCAGACCTTGGCGTCGGGGCTGATGGCCAGGGCGTAGCAGGCGGGGGCGGAGGAGGTGAGCTCCGCCTTGATGCGCGGCGTCTGGGAGGCCAGGTCCCAGATGGTGAGGGTGGAGGCCTCTCCGCCCACGATGAGCGTGCGGCCGTCCGGCAGGAGCTTGCAGGAGCGGATGTAGTTATCCCTGttctgggaggaggaggaggaggagaggaggcgcGCTCAAAATCAATGTTCACCAGGCTGGAGGGAGAGCGCAGGCGGTGGGGTGAGAGGCCCAAGGCCCGGATAAACAGGGAGGGAGTGCAGGGAGTGTGCCCTGCCCTTATCCCCGTGCTGCCTCATCCTCTTAAAAAGATCAGCAGCGGAGAGGTTTAAAGGAATGATCGCTGCGTTTTATCAGTATTAAACATCCTCTGATTCTAATCAAAATCCCACATCTCCCCGCTATAAAAACAACAGACTAAAAACAGAATAATGTGACCGTGTTGCGGTCATGCGAGTTCATGTTACGGTCATGAGTTCATGTTATGGTCACATGAGCATGTGTTACAGTCACATGAGTTCATGTTACAGTCTTGAGAGTTCATGTTATGGTCACACGAGCATGTGTTACAGTAATGTGCATTCATGTTGCGTTCGTGTTGCGGTCGTGTTACGGTCGTGTTACGGTCGTGTTGCGGTCGTGTTGCGGTGCGGGCCCTCACCAGGCAGTCGAGCTGGGACACGGGGCTCTTGCTCCCGGGCTGGCTGATGTCCCAGATCTTGACGCAGCCCTTGCCGCCGGTGTAGACGTGGCGGGTGGGGTTGCTGATGGTGACGGCGCACACCACCTCCCCGTGGCTCAGCGTGTTGATCTGGCGGGCGTGGCGCGGGATCCCCGGGCCAATCAGAGCGTCCGGGGGAAAGGGCACCGGCTGCATCTGCCCGTCAGCGCTCACGTGGAAAGAGTACGCCCTGAAGGGGAGGGGCCACAGAGGTTAACCAATCACACCGAACCCAACCACACAGTCCACCGCACTTTCACAGTCCAATCAGCGCTAGAGTACAGATTCAGAGCGACAGTCATCTCCCCAACTCAAACTAAACCCACGCTCCACCCCCCCAGGTCccgggcggcggggggggaCTTACGGTTTTCCGCCTGAGATGGAGGTGAGACTGGCAGGCAGGCCGGGGGCTCTCATGTGTGGGTGGGGATCGAACCCTGCCTGTAACACAGCAGCAATGAGTCACGGCTCTGTTAGCGCCCGGGTCGGAGCGGGATGAGCCGGGCGCCGCGCGGTGAAGCGCAATTATCCCCGTGTGCAATCACGCTGTCACGCGGCTGTGACAAACAGCAATTACAACCCAGATTAGACGCTGTCAAATTACAACCGTTACTACCTGTAATCATCCGTGTTACACGCACGCGGTCACACACGTGCGCAgggagctcacacacacgcgcatggacacagacacacacacgcgcatggacacacacacacacgcgcgcacggacacacacacacacgtgcgcatggacacggacacacacacacacacgcatggacacacacacacacgcgcgcatggacacacacacgcgcatggacacacacacacgcgcatggacacatacacacacacgcgcatggacacatacacacacacgcgcatggacacacacacacacacgcgcatggacacacacacacacacgcgcatggacacacacacacgcatggacacacacacacacacgcgcatggacacatacacacacacacgcgcgcacacgcgcgcaggGCGCTCACACGCGCGCAgggcgctcacacacacgggtGTCTCCTCTGGGAGCAGTTCCACTTCTCTCTAATGTAAAAGCTGCTCTAAAGCCGTATTCCTCCCTTAACAGCATCACTGGTTGTGATGTCTCAGGtccacactgcactgtacaggCTCAGCTGGGTGGGAAGGCTCAGCCGGGGAAGTCACAAATTAAAAGGGAGAAGTGGCAACGCCGAGCGCTGCAACAGCTCATTTAACACAGAGAGGGGaacggagagaggagggaggagagagatgagagataaagagaggggaacggagagaggagggaggagagaggcatgagagatagagagaggggaatgGAGAGGGATGAGATATAGAGAGGggaatggagagaggagggaggagagagagggatgagagatagaggggaatggagaggggagggaggagagatggagagggagagagagggatgagaaatagagaggggagatggagaaAAAACTACGAGACAGAAagtgaggaaggagagagagggactgtaagagacagagaaagataaagggagagagagtgcacaccatagaggaagagagatggagtgacaggaaagaaagagggggatggactgtgagggagggaaagaggtagagggagagagagggagagagagagagagagagaggaggagggagagacagagggagagacagagggagagagagagagagagagagagagggagagagagggagagagagggagagagagggagagagagagggagacagagagagagggagagagggagagagggagagagagagagagagagagagagagagagagagagagaaggagagggagacagagggagagagagagggagacagacagagagggagagagagagagaggggggactcACCATGGGGGACCTCCCGTAAGCAGCAGCGGCCGCAGCACTCATCTGGGGGGAGATGTGCAGGCCGGCGTACACCCCGGGGCTGGTCAGAGAGCCGTTCATCTCGGGGTGGCCCATCATGGCGAACGGGGCGGCGTAGGAGCCCGCCAGGGACAGCGGGGTGCGCAGAGCGGGGGCTGCGGGAGAGAGCACAGCGCCACCGTCAGGCTCTCCGGGGAAGCGCCGACACCGCTGGGAATGTGTGCGGAGGAAGTGTGTGGAGGTGAGTatgaatgcgtgtgtgcgtgtgtgagtgtgtaagtgagtgagtgtgtgtgtacgagtgtgtacaggtatgcgtgcgtgtgcgtgtacatacacatgtaGGCGTGAGTACCTAAGGCCTCCATGCCGGGAGGCTTGCCCACGATGGGCCGCAGCCCCGGGGTGGTGCTGGTGCCCGGGGTGGGGGCGTCattgcggggggtgggggtgttggacTTTAGCCCCGGCGTGGTGGACTTGTCATTCTGTAAGAGAgaccggagggggggggggaggggggtcaaaAAACCAAAATACCAGCAAAAGCCTAAATCTGGAGTGACAATTTGAGTGCAAGCTCAACGTAATCCAATCTAATTCTGACAGCTCATTATTGCTGTGGAGCCATAAACCTCTATTTATACCCAAACCCATCACGGCTACAAGGAAGACGGTGGCCCTTTTTTTATCCCCCATTTCACTTTAATCTCTCCCCGAGCCCGCAGCCCCGACTAGTAAAGCACAGTGATGTATTAGCGGGAGGATGTGACTGATCCCGCTGTAGGAGCGAACAGCAATATCCCTGACACACTCTCCTTTATTTACAGCAGGGCCCGGGAAAGCAattgacatttatttctgaGCCATAAAAAAGATTGAAGGAGCAGGTCAGTGACTGCCCTTAATGCGCAAAGCCCCccatcacacagacacgcacacgcacacacacacacacacacacacactcttacgtacacacacacacgcactcacacacctatacacacacacatgcacctaaACAcactcttccacacacacacacacacacacacacacacacacacacacgggcacacgggcacacgcacacacacacacacacacaggcgggcacactcacacgtacatgGACGTGCTCCTTGGTCTTGGAGGAGGGCGTGCTGCCCGAGGAGGCCACGGAGGCGGGGCTGTTGGGCGCGTCCTTCTTCACGGGGCGGGGCTTATCCAGCCCGTTCTCCGGGGGGGAGTGGGCGGGGCTGACGCGCGGGGTGGCGGGATCCtgcagggcagagagggagaggggattCAGTCAcgagcacgtacacacaccacaaGGCACTGCGTATacgtacacacactacaccacgcCATGCCACGCGTACACACACCACAAGGCACCACGTATacgtacacacactacaccacgccacacatgtacacacaatgtaaacagacatcacacatacatacatacacacacacaccacacgcgcacacacacaccacaccacacatgtacacacaatgtAGAgacatcacacatacatacatacacacaccacgcgtacacacaccacataacacaacacagatTAACACTTACAAACACCGCAGGTACACACCACACaatgcatgtaaacacacagacagcaggagcACGCACcctcgcgcacacacaaaactgCTCCCTGGATAAACGGCTCCATCTTCAGCGAGCAATCAGAAAGCCCTAGTCACCTTAGGGCAGAGTTATCTACAGATTTACCGCAGCGAGCTGCAGACAGCAAACACTCTCACATCTCAGTGTCCCTGTCTGTTCTAGTGAGGATTTAGCCAGAGCTCTGACATGACTTAGCACGTTCCCCAAAGAACACACCCTCAACCATTTAGCCCCAATGACAAATGGTCAAAACGGAACGGACTATATAAAAACCGGGCCCTTCTGCTCAAACCTGCCCACAGAGTGTTTATGTAGAGAGGAGCCATTCTCCACTGTATTAGGCAAGCCTTTCCAAAAACGCATCTCACCTCGTTGGACACGTCCACCACCAGGTCATCACTCTTGTCACCGTCGCTGTCCTGCGGAGGGAAAGCAGAGTGACAGTCAGCCACCTGACGGCAGTGTGAGCAGGTTAACGGTGAGCGTGTTAGCGGTGAGCGGGTTAGTGGTGACCGTGAGCGGGTTAGCGGTGAGCGGGTTAGCGGTGAGCGGGTTAGCGGTGAGCGGGTTAACGGTGACCGTGAGCGGGTTAGCGGTGAGCGTGTTAGCGGTGAGCATGTTAGCGGTGAGCGGGTTAGCGGTGAGCGTGTTAGCGGTGAGCATGTTAGCGGTGAGCGGGTTAGCGGTGAGCGGGTTAGCGGTGAGCGGGTTAGCGGCCGGGTGGAGGGGGTCACTCACGTATCGGCTCATGCTGTCCTTCTCCTCCAGTTTGCGCTTCTTGGAGTCCAGGCTGTAGTCTGAGGAGCCGCGGTGCTTCTCACTGCCCGCACGCAGGCTGTCCGGCGGTGACACAGAGTTATTCTGCAAGAGCaaggaacacacacaaccatgcgcacacacaagcacacacacacagtcacacacacacacacacatacagtcacacacacacacaccagaacagacaggcacagccatacacacacagacaggataGAATTAGCAGCTGCCCTATGAGGCACACACAGTGGCGTCTAGGCAGGATAGTGTGGGAGGGAGGCGTGTTAAAGAACAACGCGTCCGTGGCAGAACAAGCTCATCACACTAACACTAAACACAGCTCTTTCCGCTGAAGCTTGTTCCAGGTGCATCAGCCAAACATAAATAGAACAACTTGTTTTCTAGTTTCAGGGAAGGCGTGCACTCCCTAGTCTAGGTTAGTTTACTGTGGTTTTGATTTAGTGGCCATTTTCCACATCTTTATGGCTGGGACACATGGAGCTGCAGTAAACGTGAGCCTGGGAGAGGGAATTAGGAGTCCCAGGGCTCAGCACAGGGGAGGACAGGGAAAAGGGGAAAACAGAGGGGCTTATGGGAATTCACGAGGTGGCCATGACAACAGAGCTGACGAGAACAGGGAAGCTGAGCCAATAGGCCCTAGCAGTGCATTCACCACCCTGCCAGCAGtgttcacactgagcatgcccagTGCTACAGAGCCACGCCCGGCATAACCTAGTCATCAACAGCCAACCCATCCATCAGAACACTTTTGGAccgagaatggggaagaaaagctaatatgctaataataataataatactaatgaaAAGCTGAAGTTAAACAGCTGAAAGGGGTTtgtttcccccctccctcccaccagTGAAAACAGACAGCTCAGACAGTCCCCTCTCTCAGGCTCTGCGGTGAGCACACTCAGTGCGTCCTGGCCCTGGTGTCCCTCCGTacggggggtgaggggggcagagggggtgaggggggtcgGGCAGGGCCCGGGCAGGCTGGAGCGGGCAGGCGCTCACGCCCGGGCCCCAGCAGTGCTGACAGCTCCAGCTCCCTTTCTGTCGGCTTCTGGCCCGGGAGGACGAGGCGCGCagacctccctcccccccccgtccccgaAAAAAAGCGAAAACCGCACAAAGAGCGGGCAGCCCTGGCGGAAGCTCCTCTAGACGCCGGCGCTTCCTTGGACGGGGCACAAAGGAAGCGGGAGTCTCCCTGACTCTTTAAGCCCCTCTCCGAGCTCGCTCATACGGACATGAATGCCGCCATTGTGGACAGGAATTCGCaccgcttcccccccccctccccctctttcttgtTCTCTAACGGAACAAATAGAGATGGATGgccaggggggcggggcctgacCTTTAAAGGCGTGCTTAACGTGACTCAATAACCAAAGTGGCCGCGGCCGCTATCCGATGAcccggcgggggcgggggcggggtgggggtggggggggggcggccccCCTAATCAGCGCAGGGGTAGCTTTTCTTCAGACATGACTGCACCCATTCACGGGGCCCATTCAAATGAAACCCAATCTTACGGCCCCATCACAATCCATCAGGAAGATTTAAGCCACTCTAATAAACGGCTTACAAGGCCggttgggaggggaggggaggggaggggaggagggggggggtgacgtgacaaagacaacaattctgcatttgtattcataaatatttactgGAAACGGGGGAGAGACCGAGATGGAGGGAAGGAAACGGAGAGGgatgagacggagagagaggagggagggggaagataaagggggagagggaggaggggggataaAGCCTCTAAGATGAAGAGTCAAAGTCTTTTTTAATTGTGATGAAATTACAGGAGCGCTAATCCGCTCCCTGCGATTCCGCCGGTTTCCCACCTGGGTTAGAGAGGGGCGAGGGCTCGTTTTACAGACTTCAGAAGCCATTTATCGTCTCGCTCTAAGGAGCTTAACCGGCGCAAGTTGTGTGTGTTCCACTTTCCAGCGTGAACTCTGAGCGGCGGCTCGGAGCCGGACTCAGAGCCACcgacagtcacagtcacacgcaGGCCGCCGCGGGGACGGCCGACAGGAGGGGCCACTCACCGTGCTCGACTCGCGCTCTTTGATCAGAGGAATCGCCAGCGGGGAGTGAAAGGATGATTGGCcaggaaagagaaaagagaaacgAAAGTTAGTACACgcatcaaaatggccgcctgcaAAACCCGCCAATGGCGCCGTGGTCCCGCGGGCAGCCCGGGGGACGAGAGGTGAGCATTAGCTTCCCTGCTAACCCCGGCGCGTTTACGGAAACGCCAACGCAACACAACggttcagcccagcaatgctcgccttttctgACCACGTTATTACTGTGCATTCTCCCTGTGAAATTAACTAATGAAACCGCTACGTACAGCTCTGTGTGCTAATCTCAACACCGCGTGCCCTTATAAAGCCGTGGGAGGCGGGACAGTGCTAACCCCGCCCCCTGGCCGGACgcagcgctgtgattggccCGGGTGGCGTGCGGTCAGCCCCTCACCTCTGTGCTCCAGCTCGTGGTGGTTCTTCTCGTCCTTGACGGGCAGGTGGGCCTGGCTCCCCAGCGCCCCGAGGGCCAGCAGGCCGGAGCCCGAGCCGGGGACGGGGGGCATTGGGGGCTGCAGGCCCGACGGGTGGGGGGGCAGCTGCACGGGGGGGCCGTGGGCCGCGTGGGAGAGGTGCTgcgcctgcagctgctgctgctgtggacCAAATAACCACcagataatgataataacaataataataacaacaacaacaacgacaacaacaactCCTTAAATTTACAGAACGCTTTCCTCATACTCAaatgtgctttacagtgattAGGGAGAAAAGTAGTCTCAACCGCCACCGATGCGATgcgacggcagccattttgtgccagccTAGGCGGACGGGGGGGACATCGTGCGAATGGGTGGGCGAGAAATAGCCGGGCGGCGGCGGAGGCTAAAGGCGGCCCGATTAGCAGCCGcctcccccccagccccagcGCGGTGCGGGCGGCATTAGCACCTTCACACGTCTATTACCGGCAGGGTCACACACGGTGCACCACACGGTTATTTTTCCACACACGCTAACGCGCGGCGCTCGCTGCTTTGAGCCCTTGGCGAGGACGGAAAGAAACGTCTGAACCCACGGCCCGACGCACGCCTAAGCCCTCGCACTTCTGTTTCTAACGACACACGACACcgcccaaaaacaaaacacacacgggAGGAATGCTCATTCCCAAACACGCCCTCGGTCAGGAGCGCGTTGCTGACGACCCGCCAAAAGGGCCGGGAGCTCCGGCGGGACCCCTTTGGGGCGCGGGGAGGGGTCGGAGCCACaccagggggctggggggctgatGGGCGTGTGTCATGGGATCCAGCATCACGcgcaaaacaatgaaataaaagtggCTTCAGAACGTGCAGGTTCGCTAGGCGTCCGTCCCAATCGcaggagctgcagagagagctggGCCTAGCTGCTGGCCCAGGCCGGGGAGGCCTGCTAAGCGTTACACTCAAACCCAAAAACCGCTCGCTCTAAACAGCGCTTACAATAAAGCTACACAGCTAGCACCTTCTACAAGGGGTTTAAAATAAAGTTGCACAGCTCTAACCCCTAAACGGAGCTTAAAATAACGCTATACAGCGCTAGTTCCTTCTAAAGGGCGTCTAAAATAAAGCTACACAGAGCTAGGTCCTTCTGAACTGTGTTTCAAATAAAGCTTCACAGCCCTAAGTCCTAAACAGGGTTTAAAATAACGCTACACAGCGCTAGATCCTTCTAAACAGGGCTTAAAATAAAGCTTCACAGCACTAGCTGCTGCTAAACGGGGCTTAAAAGAAAGTAACAGCACTAGCTACTCCTAAACATGGCTTAAAATAAAGCAAGACACTCTTTCTAAACACACTTTGAAATAAAGCTATGCAGTGTTCTCTCTTGCTAAATGGGGTTTAAAATAAAGCCAGATAGCTCGCTCTTTCTAAATGCAGTTTAATATAAAGCTCGACAACGCTTGGTCCTTTGAAAcggtattttaaaataaagccAGACAGTACTCGGTCCTTCTGAACACTTATGAAGCTAGTCAGTGCTTGGCCTTTCTAAAATAAAGCTATAGGCCTTTTTTCCCCACTCCTCCAGCGCTTGCTCTGCTAAATTCACAGCGCATGAGTCATCAAAACATAACCGCACTTTTAACACCCGAGAAGCTGAGTGTGGCTGCTTTATGAGTgcgacacgcacgcacgcacacacgcacgcacgcacgcacgcacgcacgcacgcacgcacgcacgcacgcacgcacgcaagcagCTCTCCCATATTCACATCAATATTTGAGAGTCTGAAAAAGAGATGGGAGTTAAAAGGCACTCTGCATGCGAGCGAGTGGTTTAAAGCAAGGTTAAATAATACTTGAAGCCACCAATAAAGACCTCCGCAATTTATTACCATCTTCAGGCTCTCTGAATTATTAAGCTGCCATCACGGTATGTGTCCCCCCCCCATTCCAGGCCTTGGTGCAGTTTCTGCCCATTCAGGGCGGTTAGGGAAACATGCAGAACGGCACTTTAGACAAACATCCGCTCAGCAGGCCTGTCCATCTCTGCATCACCTCAGATAAAACAAAGACATCCATTACTGCAGAGGGAACCATAATTCTCAGGTAAGAGACTGTACGGCTTCTATACCAAATATCAGGAGGAAGTACAATTAtttgtacattatttttttattttgactgagaaaagggaaaaattatCCAATGTGTTGGATCCAATATATGTGGACTGTGTGGttcatatgaataaaataaaaataaatttaaaaaactcaAATTTGGGAGAATTAATGAAGCTGTGTTGGTGTCAATGGTGGGGACCGCCAATCAGCACGctggcagagggggaggggccagagggTGATGCCATCAACCATTTCCTATTGCAGGTCTTATGCcgagcacacaggcacagtacATACACTTAATGCTAATGCAATACTCCTGCATGAAGCCTTGCTATTCATACTGACCAATTTGGGgtggaaaaaaatagaattCGGAATGGCTCCTGCTTACAGGAGAGACCCGTGACAGAGCCCCCACCAGGCCAGGAGGAGTTACTGCGACCAGAAGAGCAAGCTCCAGCAATGCTGGCaagccacacacgcacacgcggcATGCCTCAAGGCAAAAAGGAGGGTGCAGGTCTCGCAAAGGGCTTTGCCCTGGGGGCACTGACCATGAGGGCGGGGTAGAGGGCCGGCTGCTGCTAGGGGCAGAAGAGAGTgttggggtcagaggtcaggtggCATTAACCTGAGACGACACGCATGCAGTCAGCAGCCGCAGCTCATAAAACGGGCGGACGCAGGGAGGGTCTTTGAGAAAGTGCAGTCGAGCCCTGCCCTGAAGCTTATAGCCCCGGGGGGAAGGGGCTCCTCACCGGTAGCTGTGGTTTGGAAGCCTGGTGGAGAACCAGAATGACGCTTAAACTGGGCGGCCCAGACACCCGTCCCATTGGCCAGAGTGGGACGTGCCTAACGCGCATGGTGTAAAGGGCAGGGGCTCGCAAAACTCCGCCCGGGTGAGGGGGAGGCGACCCCAAGGCCTCTCCC is part of the Conger conger chromosome 15, fConCon1.1, whole genome shotgun sequence genome and encodes:
- the tle3a gene encoding transducin-like enhancer protein 3-A isoform X7, with the translated sequence MYPQGRHPAPHQPGQPGFKFTVAESCDRIKDEFQFLQAQYHSLKVEYDKLANEKTEMQRHYVMYYEMSYGLNIEMHKQTEIAKRLNAILAQIMPFLSQEHQQQVAQAVERAKQVTMTELNAIIGVRGLPNLPLTQQQLQAQHLSHAAHGPPVQLPPHPSGLQPPMPPVPGSGSGLLALGALGSQAHLPVKDEKNHHELEHRERESSTNNSVSPPDSLRAGSEKHRGSSDYSLDSKKRKLEEKDSMSRYDSDGDKSDDLVVDVSNEDPATPRVSPAHSPPENGLDKPRPVKKDAPNSPASVASSGSTPSSKTKEHVHNDKSTTPGLKSNTPTPRNDAPTPGTSTTPGLRPIVGKPPGMEALGTHAYMSPALRTPLSLAGSYAAPFAMMGHPEMNGSLTSPGVYAGLHISPQMSAAAAAAYGRSPMAGFDPHPHMRAPGLPASLTSISGGKPAYSFHVSADGQMQPVPFPPDALIGPGIPRHARQINTLSHGEVVCAVTISNPTRHVYTGGKGCVKIWDISQPGSKSPVSQLDCLNRDNYIRSCKLLPDGRTLIVGGEASTLTIWDLASQTPRIKAELTSSAPACYALAISPDAKVCFSCCSDGNIAVWDLHNQTLVRQFQGHTDGASCIDISHDGTKLWTGGLDNTVRSWDLREGRQLQQHDFTSQIFSLGYCPTGEWLAVGMESSNVEVLHHTKPDKYQLHLHESCVLSLKFAYCGKWFVSTGKDNLLNAWRTPYGASIFQSKESSSVLSCDISADDKYIVTGSGDKKATVYEVIY
- the tle3a gene encoding transducin-like enhancer protein 3-A isoform X9, whose protein sequence is MYPQGRHPAPHQPGQPGFKFTVAESCDRIKDEFQFLQAQYHSLKVEYDKLANEKTEMQRHYVMYYEMSYGLNIEMHKQTEIAKRLNAILAQIMPFLSQEHQQQVAQAVERAKQVTMTELNAIIGQQQLQAQHLSHAAHGPPVQLPPHPSGLQPPMPPVPGSGSGLLALGALGSQAHLPVKDEKNHHELEHRERESSTNNSVSPPDSLRAGSEKHRGSSDYSLDSKKRKLEEKDSMSRYDSDGDKSDDLVVDVSNEDPATPRVSPAHSPPENGLDKPRPVKKDAPNSPASVASSGSTPSSKTKEHVHNDKSTTPGLKSNTPTPRNDAPTPGTSTTPGLRPIVGKPPGMEALGTHAYMSPALRTPLSLAGSYAAPFAMMGHPEMNGSLTSPGVYAGLHISPQMSAAAAAAYGRSPMAGFDPHPHMRAPGLPASLTSISGGKPAYSFHVSADGQMQPVPFPPDALIGPGIPRHARQINTLSHGEVVCAVTISNPTRHVYTGGKGCVKIWDISQPGSKSPVSQLDCLNRDNYIRSCKLLPDGRTLIVGGEASTLTIWDLASQTPRIKAELTSSAPACYALAISPDAKVCFSCCSDGNIAVWDLHNQTLVRQFQGHTDGASCIDISHDGTKLWTGGLDNTVRSWDLREGRQLQQHDFTSQIFSLGYCPTGEWLAVGMESSNVEVLHHTKPDKYQLHLHESCVLSLKFAYCGKWFVSTGKDNLLNAWRTPYGASIFQSKESSSVLSCDISADDKYIVTGSGDKKATVYEVIY
- the tle3a gene encoding transducin-like enhancer protein 3-A isoform X1, giving the protein MYPQGRHPAPHQPGQPGFKFTVAESCDRIKDEFQFLQAQYHSLKVEYDKLANEKTEMQRHYVMYYEMSYGLNIEMHKQTEIAKRLNAILAQIMPFLSQEHQQQVAQAVERAKQVTMTELNAIIGVRGLPNLPLTQQQLQAQHLSHAAHGPPVQLPPHPSGLQPPMPPVPGSGSGLLALGALGSQAHLPVKDEKNHHELEHRGQSSFHSPLAIPLIKERESSTNNSVSPPDSLRAGSEKHRGSSDYSLDSKKRKLEEKDSMSRYDSDGDKSDDLVVDVSNEDPATPRVSPAHSPPENGLDKPRPVKKDAPNSPASVASSGSTPSSKTKEHVHVRNDKSTTPGLKSNTPTPRNDAPTPGTSTTPGLRPIVGKPPGMEALGTHAYMSPALRTPLSLAGSYAAPFAMMGHPEMNGSLTSPGVYAGLHISPQMSAAAAAAYGRSPMAGFDPHPHMRAPGLPASLTSISGGKPAYSFHVSADGQMQPVPFPPDALIGPGIPRHARQINTLSHGEVVCAVTISNPTRHVYTGGKGCVKIWDISQPGSKSPVSQLDCLNRDNYIRSCKLLPDGRTLIVGGEASTLTIWDLASQTPRIKAELTSSAPACYALAISPDAKVCFSCCSDGNIAVWDLHNQTLVRQFQGHTDGASCIDISHDGTKLWTGGLDNTVRSWDLREGRQLQQHDFTSQIFSLGYCPTGEWLAVGMESSNVEVLHHTKPDKYQLHLHESCVLSLKFAYCGKWFVSTGKDNLLNAWRTPYGASIFQSKESSSVLSCDISADDKYIVTGSGDKKATVYEVIY
- the tle3a gene encoding transducin-like enhancer protein 3-A isoform X5 — protein: MYPQGRHPAPHQPGQPGFKFTVAESCDRIKDEFQFLQAQYHSLKVEYDKLANEKTEMQRHYVMYYEMSYGLNIEMHKQTEIAKRLNAILAQIMPFLSQEHQQQVAQAVERAKQVTMTELNAIIGQQQLQAQHLSHAAHGPPVQLPPHPSGLQPPMPPVPGSGSGLLALGALGSQAHLPVKDEKNHHELEHRGQSSFHSPLAIPLIKERESSTNNSVSPPDSLRAGSEKHRGSSDYSLDSKKRKLEEKDSMSRYDSDGDKSDDLVVDVSNEDPATPRVSPAHSPPENGLDKPRPVKKDAPNSPASVASSGSTPSSKTKEHVHVRNDKSTTPGLKSNTPTPRNDAPTPGTSTTPGLRPIVGKPPGMEALGTHAYMSPALRTPLSLAGSYAAPFAMMGHPEMNGSLTSPGVYAGLHISPQMSAAAAAAYGRSPMAGFDPHPHMRAPGLPASLTSISGGKPAYSFHVSADGQMQPVPFPPDALIGPGIPRHARQINTLSHGEVVCAVTISNPTRHVYTGGKGCVKIWDISQPGSKSPVSQLDCLNRDNYIRSCKLLPDGRTLIVGGEASTLTIWDLASQTPRIKAELTSSAPACYALAISPDAKVCFSCCSDGNIAVWDLHNQTLVRQFQGHTDGASCIDISHDGTKLWTGGLDNTVRSWDLREGRQLQQHDFTSQIFSLGYCPTGEWLAVGMESSNVEVLHHTKPDKYQLHLHESCVLSLKFAYCGKWFVSTGKDNLLNAWRTPYGASIFQSKESSSVLSCDISADDKYIVTGSGDKKATVYEVIY